A genomic stretch from Pomacea canaliculata isolate SZHN2017 linkage group LG2, ASM307304v1, whole genome shotgun sequence includes:
- the LOC112557083 gene encoding uncharacterized protein LOC112557083 isoform X1, giving the protein MTLTGMSLVAIVVVVTSLLGKVKGQISVTQDELDRWAEDLDVRWAVVTNTREVERFQASLTLTNRGSLALSYGNWSLYLYSVYTMEPEHLQRTGMSYKLPGQGLQLTFVQGMLYKITPTPDFRPLLAGGKRVLRLRMKFWSVARTDLFPNWFLTGPAGTEPRILRSTQGDDLDFVAPFADLSQQKRYDFDAYAARTAQERYDRNFVPFPGDASEVRVVPRPHQLSLLGGAVQLTQSWRIYDASLNGQLANEVAYLQGKLSDLSIVNTSSEPVTHVIKLSTGTVAFDGNSSTIISDSDDSYVLRVNSANSSIDITGKGASGVFYGIQTLLALLRDTRTVPAVLVRDAPRFRFRGLFLDLSRNFRTAEEIERVMEAMVVYKLNKLHLHLADDEGWRIQIDGLPELTSVGAQRCYDLQEVTCLLPQLGSGPYSNNSGSGYLSRKEYQRLLATANRLHIEVIPEIEMPGHARAAIKAMEARYRRLLSENATNADYYRLIEEGDPSVYTSPQAFDDNAINVCRNSTYQFISKVVEEIQKLHEPIQPLKEFHYGGDEVGRGAWVNSSLCQQLQMSDSMANHSLKQYFFKRVASITHRLGLAVGGWEDGLMLQGNEPFDRSMAENPEVYANVWDNVWEWGTSSRTYTLANKNFLVIMSHATHLYFDHPSEPHPEERGYYWATRFTDTQKVFGFMPMSYYDNIEETNAGLPLSRADVCGDKDENCPRLLKPQNIVGMQGNLWAEAVRTSEQAEGQLFPRVLALAERSWHQAAWETETNVTLRLAARRADWYSFARAVGHRELPRLDKMGIRYRVPPLGAKVDRQRLFVATTFPGLAVEYQKDGSDIWVEADGTERIKDEERLRLRTRSSDGQRYSRVVEFFPVPRLPATSQKTLEYIGSSLNVHFEVVDNYQTYGTDFYVAKITLNNTGATPIPASNWALYFPSVQWVQDTQVMLQGRDFVLQEYKMAVSHVQGYLFRLAPVPGFVPLGGGESRDIVFKIQYWSVSKYEQFPNYFVAADGANGVTINNTASESLDFVADFRRVNQWKRDAADRFDPWTPGARYDREADTHDLGTSPLPYLPTPLQFQMDRDKRIALDSEWVIAASSQLADIATYLKDYLNGTGRTVLTVQTPPKKQYISLELGPVDVAGSEAYSLTVSPDEQTVKIVGKNSSGVLYGVQSLINMMLQSDDGATLFSLSALDAPRFAYRGMYLDVARNFHSKAGVLKLLEAMGLYKLNKLHLHLSDDEGWRLQIPGLEELTQVGSTRCYDPSEEICLTPVLGSGPTTPNSGTGFYTEDDYKEILAFAAVRHIEVIPEFDMPGHAHAAIKAMQLRRRLRWEAGDVNASQFSLDEAGDQSLYSSIQMFDDNAVNPCLDSTFAFIAHVMEEVKRMHNGVNPLRTYHFGGDEVAAGAWQKSDACEPLVQKGDNLKHVFNTRVARIAASLGLHVQAWEDGLMNGTTPFPLEDMATEQVFVNAWDNVWEWGSAARAYTLANLGYKVIMSQATHLYFDHPQEPSPEERGFYWATRYTDTKKAFYFQPDNLWANVDITRFGEPLTLSTVCGDNNVGCPSLLKRENVVGMQGHLWSETVRTIPQMQYMIFPRLLALAERAWHRAQWEEAGQGHLKQGNWIQFANALGHAHLGVLDRLGIAYRVPPPGAKSVNSELKTNTQFPGLKVEYKTDGSEWVVFNSDSTVLKDGQTVWLRTRSASGSRYSAPVEVQVHFSVVTSGSPGGQRPLYTWINCLSLCAILLLCQMLVS; this is encoded by the exons ATGACGCTGACAGGGATGTCTCTGGTGGCCATAGTCGTTGTTGTGACCTCCTTGCTGG gcaaggtgaaaggtcagatATCCGTGACCCAGGATGAACTCGACCGCTGGGCGGAGGACCTGGACGTGCGGTGGGCAGTGGTGACCAACACCAGGGAGGTGGAGAGGTTCCAGGCCAGTCTGACCCTCACGAACCGCGGGTCACTGGCGCTGAGTTACGGCAACTGGTCCTTGTACCTGTACTCCGTCTACACCATGGAACCGGAGCACCTGCAAAGAACCGGGATGTCATACAAGCTGCCAGGACAAGGGCTGCAACTGACTTTCGTCCAAGGAATGCTGTATAAAATTACCCCGACTCCTGATTTCCGACCTCTACTTGCTGGTGGCAAACGAGTACTGCGGCTGAGG ATGAAGTTCTGGAGTGTGGCCCGGACTGATCTTTTCCCCAACTGGTTCTTGACGGGTCCCGCGGGCACAGAGCCCCGGATACTGCGCAGCACGCAGGGCGACGACCTCGACTTCGTGGCCCCCTTCGCCGACCTCAGCCAGCAGAAGCGATACGACTTTGATGCATACGCGGCACGCACGGCACAGGAACGTTACGACCGCAACTTCGTCCCCTTCCCCGGGGATGCCTCCGAGGTGCGGGTGGTGCCCAGGCCTCACCAGTTGTCGCTCCTGGGTGGCGCTGTGCAGCTGACGCAGTCGTGGCGCATTTATGACGCTTCCCTCAACGGACAACTGGCCAACGAGGTGGCTTATCTACAAG GAAAACTGTCCGATCTCTCCATCGTGAACACCTCATCAGAGCCTGTCACCCACGTGATCAAACTCAGTACAGGAACTGTCGCCTTTGACGGAAATTCTTCTACCATCATCTCGGACAGCGACGACAGCTACGTTCTGCGCGTGAACAGCGCCAACAGCTCCATAGACATCACAGGCAAGGGGGCCAGCGGCGTGTTCTACGGGATACAGACGTTGCTGGCCCTGCTGCGCGACACGAGGACGGTGCCTGCAGTACTCGTGCGAGACGCACCGCGCTTCCGGTTCCGGGGTCTATTTTTAGACCTGTCACGCAACTTCCGTACGGCAGAGGAGATCGAGCGGGTGATGGAGGCGATGGTTGTGTACAAGCTGAACAAACTGCACCTGCACCTTGCCGACGACGAGGGCTGGCGTATCCAGATCGACGGCCTGCCGGAACTGACGAGT GTGGGTGCGCAGCGCTGTTACGACCTGCAGGAAGTCACGTGCCTTCTGCCGCAGCTGGGCTCCGGCCCCTATTCAAACAACTCCGGGTCCGGGTACCTGTCTCGTAAAGAGTACCAGCGCCTCCTGGCGACAGCAAATCGGCTGCACATCGAGGTCATACCGGAAATTGAGATGCCAGGACATGCACGTGCGGCCATCAAAGCAATGGAGGCACGCTACAG ACGACTTCTGTCAGAGAACGCAACGAACGCTGATTATTATCGGCTCATTGAAGAGGGAGACCCTTCTGTCTACACCTCACCTCAGGCTTTCGACGACAATGCTATCAACGTCTGCAGGAACAGCACATATCAGTTCATCAGCAAG GTGGTAGAGGAAATCCAGAAACTGCATGAACCGATCCAGCCCCTGAAGGAGTTCCATTATGGGGGCGACGAAGTGGGGCGGGGAGCTTGGGTCAACTCTTCTCTCTGCCAGCAGCTTCAGATGAGCGACTCCATGGCCAACCACAGTCTGAAGCAGTATTTCTTTAAG CGCGTGGCCAGCATCACACACAGGCTGGGACTGGCGGTGGGCGGATGGGAGGACGGCCTCATGTTACAAGGGAACGAACCATTTGACAG ATCCATGGCTGAGAACCCTGAGGTGTACGCAAATGTTTGGGACAACGTATGGGAGTGGGGGACAAGCTCACGGACCTACACACTCGCCAACAAGAATTTCTTG GTGATCATGTCTCACGCAACTCACTTGTACTTCGACCACCCGTCTGAGCCTCACCCCGAAGAACGCGGGTATTACTGGGCCACTCGCTTCACCGACACCCAGAAGGTGTTCGGCTTCATGCCGATGTCATACTACGACAACATCGAGGAGACTAATGCTGGTCTGCCTCTGTCCAGAGCTGATGTTTGTGGCGATAAGGACGAGAACTGCCCTCGTCTGCTCAAACCGCAAAACATTGTCG GTATGCAAGGCAACCTGTGGGCGGAGGCGGTGCGCACCTCTGAGCAGGCGGAGGGTCAACTCTTCCCCCGGGTGTTGGCGCTGGCCGAGCGGTCCTGGCACCAGGCTGCTTGGGAGACTGAGACTAACGTGACACTGCGTCTCGCCGCCAGGAGGGCCGACTGGTACTCCTTCGCTCGCGCTGTTGGCCACAGGGAGTTGCCCCGCCTGGACAAGATGGGAATACGTTACCGCGTGCCGCCACTTGGCGCCAA GGTGGACAGACAGCGCCTGTTTGTGGCGACCACCTTTCCAGGTCTTGCTGTCGAGTACCAAAAGGACGGAAGCGACATCTGGGTGGAAGCAGATGGAACAGAGAGAATTAAAGACGAAGAACGTTTGCGGCTGAGAACCAG ATCAAGCGATGGACAGCGTTATAGCCGAGTGGTGGAGTTCTTCCCTG TTCCAAGGCTGCCTGCCACATCCCAGAAAACGCTGGAGTACATCGGCTCGTCTCTCAACGTCCACTTCGAGGTGGTGGACAACTACCAGACCTACGGCACCGACTTCTACGTGGCCAAGATCACCCTCAACAACACCGGCGCCACCCCGATCCCCGCCAGCAACTGGGCCTTGTACTTTCCCAGCGTGCAGTGGGTTCAGGACACACAGGTGATGCTGCAGGGCCGGGACTTTGTGCTGCAAGAGTACAAGATGGCGGTGTCGCACGTGCAAGGCTACCTGTTCCGCCTGGCGCCTGTCCCCGGCTTTGTCCCCCTGGGAGGCGGCGAGTCCAGGGACATTGTTTTTAA AATCCAGTACTGGAGCGTGTCGAAGTACGAGCAGTTTCCCAACTACTTCGTAGCTGCTGATGGAGCCAACG GGGTGACGATCAACAACACAGCATCCGAGTCCCTGGACTTCGTCGCCGACTTCAGGCGCGTGAACCAATGGAAACGCGATGCTGCAGATCGCTTTGACCCCTGGACCCCTGGCGCGCGCTACGACCGGGAGGCGGACACCCACGACCTGGGAACCTCGCCCTTGCCCTACCTCCCGACACCTCTCCAGTTCCAAATGGACCGCGACAAACGAATAGCACTGGATTCCGAGTGGGTGATCGCAGCATCGTCCCAGCTAGCCGACATCGCCACTTACTTGAAAG ATTACCTGAACGGAACCGGAAGGACTGTCCTGACCGTGCAGACGCCGCCCAAGAAGCAGTACATCAGCCTGGAGCTGGGACCAGTGGATGTGGCCGGCTCTGAAGCCTACTCTCTGACGGTCAGCCCAGATGAACAAACCGTTAAAATCGTCGGCAAGAATTCAAGCG GTGTCCTGTACGGCGTCCAGAGCCTCATAAACATGATGCTGCAAAGCGACGACGGCGCCACCCTGTTCAGCCTGTCAGCACTAGACGCACCCAGGTTTGCCTATCGAGGAATGTACCTGGACGTGGCGCGCAACTTCCATTCCAAGGCCGGCGTGCTGAAGCTGTTGGAGGCGATGGGTCTGTACAAACTCAACAAACTGCATCTTCACCTGTCTGATGACGAGGGCTGGCGACTTCAGATTCCGGGTCTTGAAGAGCTAACACAG GTAGGAAGTACCCGCTGTTACGATCCTTCAGAAGAAATTTGCCTGACACCAGTGCTGGGCTCAGGACCAACGACTCCAAACTCCGGCACTGGCTTCTACACCGAGGACGACTACAAGGAGATCCTTGCCTTCGCCGCAGTGCGTCACATCGAGGTCATCCCCGAGTTCGACATGCCGGGTCACGCGCACGCCGCCATCAAGGCCATGCAGCTACGACGTCGACTGCGCTGGGAGGCCGGTGACGTCAACGCCAGCCAGTTCTCGCTGGACGAGGCCGGCGATCAGTCGCTGTACTCCTCCATCCAGATGTTCGACGACAACGCCGTCAACCCCTGCCTCGACAGCACCTTCGCCTTCATCGCCCACGTCATGGAGGAGGTCAAACGCATGCACAACGGGGTCAACCCTCTGCGGACTTATCACTTCGGGGGTGACGAGGTTGCTGCAG GTGCGTGGCAGAAGTCGGACGCCTGCGAGCCGTTGGTCCAGAAGGGGGACAACCTGAAGCACGTCTTCAACACGCGAGTGGCGAGAATCGCGGCGAGCTTAGGACTGCACGTGCAAGCCTGGGAGGATGGACTGATGAACGGTACCACGCCCTTTCCCCTGGAGGACATGGCCACCGAGCAGGTCTTCGTCAACGCCTGGGACAACGTGTGGGAGTGGGGCAGTGCTGCCAGAGCCTACACGCTGGCCAACCTCGGCTACAAG GTGATCATGAGCCAGGCCACTCACCTGTACTTTGACCACCCTCAAGAACCTTCACCCGAGGAGCGGGGCTTCTACTGGGCCACCCGGTACACGGACACGAAGAAGGCCTTCTACTTCCAGCCAGACAACCTGTGGGCCAACGTGGACATCACTCGCTTCGGCGAGCCGCTCACCCTGTCCACCGTGTGTGGCGACAACAACGTGGGCTGCCCCAGTCTGCTCAAGCGTGAAAATGTTGTCG GTATGCAAGGCCACCTGTGGTCCGAGACGGTGCGCACGATACCACAGATGCAGTACATGATCTTCCCGCGACTGCTGGCCCTGGCCGAGAGGGCCTGGCACCGGGCCCAGTGGGAGGAGGCAGGACAGGGGCACCTCAAACAGGGCAACTGGATCCAGTTCGCCAATGCCCTGGGGCACGCACACCTGGGGGTCCTAGACCGCCTTGGCATAGCTTACAGAGTTCCTCCGCCTGGAGCGAA GTCGGTTAACAGCGAGTTAAAGACGAACACACAGTTCCCAGGACTGAAGGTGGAGTACAAGACTGATGGTAGTGAGTGGGTGGTGTTCAACAGCGACAGCACCGTCCTGAAGGACGGACAAACAGTCTGGTTGAGAACCAG GTCAGCGAGTGGCAGTCGCTACAGCGCACCTGTGGAAGTGCAGGTGCATTTCTCTGTTGTGACCTCGGGGTCACCCGGGGGTCAGCGGCCTCTGTACACGTGGATAAACTGTCTCTCGCTATGTGCGATCCTACTTCTCTGTCAGATGCTCGTGAGCTAA
- the LOC112557083 gene encoding uncharacterized protein LOC112557083 isoform X2: MTLTGMSLVAIVVVVTSLLGKVKGQISVTQDELDRWAEDLDVRWAVVTNTREVERFQASLTLTNRGSLALSYGNWSLYLYSVYTMEPEHLQRTGMSYKLPGQGLQLTFVQGMLYKITPTPDFRPLLAGGKRVLRLRMKFWSVARTDLFPNWFLTGPAGTEPRILRSTQGDDLDFVAPFADLSQQKRYDFDAYAARTAQERYDRNFVPFPGDASEVRVVPRPHQLSLLGGAVQLTQSWRIYDASLNGQLANEVAYLQGKLSDLSIVNTSSEPVTHVIKLSTGTVAFDGNSSTIISDSDDSYVLRVNSANSSIDITGKGASGVFYGIQTLLALLRDTRTVPAVLVRDAPRFRFRGLFLDLSRNFRTAEEIERVMEAMVVYKLNKLHLHLADDEGWRIQIDGLPELTSVGAQRCYDLQEVTCLLPQLGSGPYSNNSGSGYLSRKEYQRLLATANRLHIEVIPEIEMPGHARAAIKAMEARYRRLLSENATNADYYRLIEEGDPSVYTSPQAFDDNAINVCRNSTYQFISKVVEEIQKLHEPIQPLKEFHYGGDEVGRGAWVNSSLCQQLQMSDSMANHSLKQYFFKRVASITHRLGLAVGGWEDGLMLQGNEPFDRSMAENPEVYANVWDNVWEWGTSSRTYTLANKNFLVIMSHATHLYFDHPSEPHPEERGYYWATRFTDTQKVFGFMPMSYYDNIEETNAGLPLSRADVCGDKDENCPRLLKPQNIVGMQGNLWAEAVRTSEQAEGQLFPRVLALAERSWHQAAWETETNVTLRLAARRADWYSFARAVGHRELPRLDKMGIRYRVPPLGAKVDRQRLFVATTFPGLAVEYQKDGSDIWVEADGTERIKDEERLRLRTRSSDGQRYSRVVEFFPVPRLPATSQKTLEYIGSSLNVHFEVVDNYQTYGTDFYVAKITLNNTGATPIPASNWALYFPSVQWVQDTQVMLQGRDFVLQEYKMAVSHVQGYLFRLAPVPGFVPLGGGESRDIVFKIQYWSVSKYEQFPNYFVAADGANGVTINNTASESLDFVADFRRVNQWKRDAADRFDPWTPGARYDREADTHDLGTSPLPYLPTPLQFQMDRDKRIALDSEWVIAASSQLADIATYLKDYLNGTGRTVLTVQTPPKKQYISLELGPVDVAGSEAYSLTVSPDEQTVKIVGKNSSGVLYGVQSLINMMLQSDDGATLFSLSALDAPRFAYRGMYLDVARNFHSKAGVLKLLEAMGLYKLNKLHLHLSDDEGWRLQIPGLEELTQVGSTRCYDPSEEICLTPVLGSGPTTPNSGTGFYTEDDYKEILAFAAVRHIEVIPEFDMPGHAHAAIKAMQLRRRLRWEAGDVNASQFSLDEAGDQSLYSSIQMFDDNAVNPCLDSTFAFIAHVMEEVKRMHNGVNPLRTYHFGGDEVAADLNMHAAPRCVAEVGRLRAVGPEGGQPEARLQHASGENRGELRTARASLGGWTDERYHALSPGGHGHRAGLRQRLGQRVGVGQCCQSLHAGQPRLQGDHEPGHSPVL; the protein is encoded by the exons ATGACGCTGACAGGGATGTCTCTGGTGGCCATAGTCGTTGTTGTGACCTCCTTGCTGG gcaaggtgaaaggtcagatATCCGTGACCCAGGATGAACTCGACCGCTGGGCGGAGGACCTGGACGTGCGGTGGGCAGTGGTGACCAACACCAGGGAGGTGGAGAGGTTCCAGGCCAGTCTGACCCTCACGAACCGCGGGTCACTGGCGCTGAGTTACGGCAACTGGTCCTTGTACCTGTACTCCGTCTACACCATGGAACCGGAGCACCTGCAAAGAACCGGGATGTCATACAAGCTGCCAGGACAAGGGCTGCAACTGACTTTCGTCCAAGGAATGCTGTATAAAATTACCCCGACTCCTGATTTCCGACCTCTACTTGCTGGTGGCAAACGAGTACTGCGGCTGAGG ATGAAGTTCTGGAGTGTGGCCCGGACTGATCTTTTCCCCAACTGGTTCTTGACGGGTCCCGCGGGCACAGAGCCCCGGATACTGCGCAGCACGCAGGGCGACGACCTCGACTTCGTGGCCCCCTTCGCCGACCTCAGCCAGCAGAAGCGATACGACTTTGATGCATACGCGGCACGCACGGCACAGGAACGTTACGACCGCAACTTCGTCCCCTTCCCCGGGGATGCCTCCGAGGTGCGGGTGGTGCCCAGGCCTCACCAGTTGTCGCTCCTGGGTGGCGCTGTGCAGCTGACGCAGTCGTGGCGCATTTATGACGCTTCCCTCAACGGACAACTGGCCAACGAGGTGGCTTATCTACAAG GAAAACTGTCCGATCTCTCCATCGTGAACACCTCATCAGAGCCTGTCACCCACGTGATCAAACTCAGTACAGGAACTGTCGCCTTTGACGGAAATTCTTCTACCATCATCTCGGACAGCGACGACAGCTACGTTCTGCGCGTGAACAGCGCCAACAGCTCCATAGACATCACAGGCAAGGGGGCCAGCGGCGTGTTCTACGGGATACAGACGTTGCTGGCCCTGCTGCGCGACACGAGGACGGTGCCTGCAGTACTCGTGCGAGACGCACCGCGCTTCCGGTTCCGGGGTCTATTTTTAGACCTGTCACGCAACTTCCGTACGGCAGAGGAGATCGAGCGGGTGATGGAGGCGATGGTTGTGTACAAGCTGAACAAACTGCACCTGCACCTTGCCGACGACGAGGGCTGGCGTATCCAGATCGACGGCCTGCCGGAACTGACGAGT GTGGGTGCGCAGCGCTGTTACGACCTGCAGGAAGTCACGTGCCTTCTGCCGCAGCTGGGCTCCGGCCCCTATTCAAACAACTCCGGGTCCGGGTACCTGTCTCGTAAAGAGTACCAGCGCCTCCTGGCGACAGCAAATCGGCTGCACATCGAGGTCATACCGGAAATTGAGATGCCAGGACATGCACGTGCGGCCATCAAAGCAATGGAGGCACGCTACAG ACGACTTCTGTCAGAGAACGCAACGAACGCTGATTATTATCGGCTCATTGAAGAGGGAGACCCTTCTGTCTACACCTCACCTCAGGCTTTCGACGACAATGCTATCAACGTCTGCAGGAACAGCACATATCAGTTCATCAGCAAG GTGGTAGAGGAAATCCAGAAACTGCATGAACCGATCCAGCCCCTGAAGGAGTTCCATTATGGGGGCGACGAAGTGGGGCGGGGAGCTTGGGTCAACTCTTCTCTCTGCCAGCAGCTTCAGATGAGCGACTCCATGGCCAACCACAGTCTGAAGCAGTATTTCTTTAAG CGCGTGGCCAGCATCACACACAGGCTGGGACTGGCGGTGGGCGGATGGGAGGACGGCCTCATGTTACAAGGGAACGAACCATTTGACAG ATCCATGGCTGAGAACCCTGAGGTGTACGCAAATGTTTGGGACAACGTATGGGAGTGGGGGACAAGCTCACGGACCTACACACTCGCCAACAAGAATTTCTTG GTGATCATGTCTCACGCAACTCACTTGTACTTCGACCACCCGTCTGAGCCTCACCCCGAAGAACGCGGGTATTACTGGGCCACTCGCTTCACCGACACCCAGAAGGTGTTCGGCTTCATGCCGATGTCATACTACGACAACATCGAGGAGACTAATGCTGGTCTGCCTCTGTCCAGAGCTGATGTTTGTGGCGATAAGGACGAGAACTGCCCTCGTCTGCTCAAACCGCAAAACATTGTCG GTATGCAAGGCAACCTGTGGGCGGAGGCGGTGCGCACCTCTGAGCAGGCGGAGGGTCAACTCTTCCCCCGGGTGTTGGCGCTGGCCGAGCGGTCCTGGCACCAGGCTGCTTGGGAGACTGAGACTAACGTGACACTGCGTCTCGCCGCCAGGAGGGCCGACTGGTACTCCTTCGCTCGCGCTGTTGGCCACAGGGAGTTGCCCCGCCTGGACAAGATGGGAATACGTTACCGCGTGCCGCCACTTGGCGCCAA GGTGGACAGACAGCGCCTGTTTGTGGCGACCACCTTTCCAGGTCTTGCTGTCGAGTACCAAAAGGACGGAAGCGACATCTGGGTGGAAGCAGATGGAACAGAGAGAATTAAAGACGAAGAACGTTTGCGGCTGAGAACCAG ATCAAGCGATGGACAGCGTTATAGCCGAGTGGTGGAGTTCTTCCCTG TTCCAAGGCTGCCTGCCACATCCCAGAAAACGCTGGAGTACATCGGCTCGTCTCTCAACGTCCACTTCGAGGTGGTGGACAACTACCAGACCTACGGCACCGACTTCTACGTGGCCAAGATCACCCTCAACAACACCGGCGCCACCCCGATCCCCGCCAGCAACTGGGCCTTGTACTTTCCCAGCGTGCAGTGGGTTCAGGACACACAGGTGATGCTGCAGGGCCGGGACTTTGTGCTGCAAGAGTACAAGATGGCGGTGTCGCACGTGCAAGGCTACCTGTTCCGCCTGGCGCCTGTCCCCGGCTTTGTCCCCCTGGGAGGCGGCGAGTCCAGGGACATTGTTTTTAA AATCCAGTACTGGAGCGTGTCGAAGTACGAGCAGTTTCCCAACTACTTCGTAGCTGCTGATGGAGCCAACG GGGTGACGATCAACAACACAGCATCCGAGTCCCTGGACTTCGTCGCCGACTTCAGGCGCGTGAACCAATGGAAACGCGATGCTGCAGATCGCTTTGACCCCTGGACCCCTGGCGCGCGCTACGACCGGGAGGCGGACACCCACGACCTGGGAACCTCGCCCTTGCCCTACCTCCCGACACCTCTCCAGTTCCAAATGGACCGCGACAAACGAATAGCACTGGATTCCGAGTGGGTGATCGCAGCATCGTCCCAGCTAGCCGACATCGCCACTTACTTGAAAG ATTACCTGAACGGAACCGGAAGGACTGTCCTGACCGTGCAGACGCCGCCCAAGAAGCAGTACATCAGCCTGGAGCTGGGACCAGTGGATGTGGCCGGCTCTGAAGCCTACTCTCTGACGGTCAGCCCAGATGAACAAACCGTTAAAATCGTCGGCAAGAATTCAAGCG GTGTCCTGTACGGCGTCCAGAGCCTCATAAACATGATGCTGCAAAGCGACGACGGCGCCACCCTGTTCAGCCTGTCAGCACTAGACGCACCCAGGTTTGCCTATCGAGGAATGTACCTGGACGTGGCGCGCAACTTCCATTCCAAGGCCGGCGTGCTGAAGCTGTTGGAGGCGATGGGTCTGTACAAACTCAACAAACTGCATCTTCACCTGTCTGATGACGAGGGCTGGCGACTTCAGATTCCGGGTCTTGAAGAGCTAACACAG GTAGGAAGTACCCGCTGTTACGATCCTTCAGAAGAAATTTGCCTGACACCAGTGCTGGGCTCAGGACCAACGACTCCAAACTCCGGCACTGGCTTCTACACCGAGGACGACTACAAGGAGATCCTTGCCTTCGCCGCAGTGCGTCACATCGAGGTCATCCCCGAGTTCGACATGCCGGGTCACGCGCACGCCGCCATCAAGGCCATGCAGCTACGACGTCGACTGCGCTGGGAGGCCGGTGACGTCAACGCCAGCCAGTTCTCGCTGGACGAGGCCGGCGATCAGTCGCTGTACTCCTCCATCCAGATGTTCGACGACAACGCCGTCAACCCCTGCCTCGACAGCACCTTCGCCTTCATCGCCCACGTCATGGAGGAGGTCAAACGCATGCACAACGGGGTCAACCCTCTGCGGACTTATCACTTCGGGGGTGACGAGGTTGCTGCAG ACCTCAACATGCACGCTGCCCCCAGGTGCGTGGCAGAAGTCGGACGCCTGCGAGCCGTTGGTCCAGAAGGGGGACAACCTGAAGCACGTCTTCAACACGCGAGTGGCGAGAATCGCGGCGAGCTTAGGACTGCACGTGCAAGCCTGGGAGGATGGACTGATGAACGGTACCACGCCCTTTCCCCTGGAGGACATGGCCACCGAGCAGGTCTTCGTCAACGCCTGGGACAACGTGTGGGAGTGGGGCAGTGCTGCCAGAGCCTACACGCTGGCCAACCTCGGCTACAAG GTGATCATGAGCCAGGCCACTCACCTGTACTTTGA